The nucleotide window tgacgtcggaaaatacccgtattaccgtcgaagatgcccccgccacttttaaatcatttgtttggcagcattttgggtactttgatttggttttgcacataatattgtttcaaaaaaagagaattatttaatttaatttattttactttaacttttataaattttagtttcaatatcatgcatgtaaagagacaagagttataataaaacatttcaaaatgcatgtgcaacttggttaaataaaagtctgatGGTCCAGTcagatattttgtcattgtagttttcttaaaatctcgtctcgtgaacccaatatcgtgtctcgtctcgtctcgtgagctgagtgtatcgtcacacccctacaaAATTGACATGAGTTGTAGGTAACCATTGGGTAACATATTAACGAGAACGAGAAAATATGAGTTGATCTGTAACAGGGGATTTACCTAGGCTCATAGAAAACCAGGTTTAACCAATTGCAGCCTTCTGCCACTTTTGCCCTGCTATTGGGGAAATTATTAAACAAGTCATTCATGTATTGtatgaaatcaaatcaaaaaaattaCTTGTTCAAGAAATCTCACCAGCACCTCTATGTATGCAAGGAGTGtacggacacacacgcgcgcgcgcgcacacacacacacgactcacaGACTTAACCACAGACTCATCAATATGGCAGAGAGAACCAGAAAATCCTTAGTGTGATTGATAAAGACTATACCACATGCAAGTACCACAACAGTGTAGCTATCACAGTAGACAGAAACACAAGGATACAATCAAGCACAGAAGCTGTTTAAACGACAGTGGGCTGGACCTTCATCCTATGCCTGCGTCACTGACAGCACATCTTATTGCCGATGACTGGGAGAGCAAGCAGGACAGTGGGCGTATGCTTCTTTCTAGTGCGcggatcacaaaaaaaaaaaatcaataactgACTGAAAAAACTTTGAGGAAGTACACAACTTCTTCCTCAAAAGTGAATATACGATAAGGCTGAAATGTTCTTCCTTGGCAATCAATGGAGTGACAATGAAATCAATGTGTTCTGCTAGTGAACCTATTCAAGTTGTGATTCACTTCGGTTTACATCCTAAGAGCCATTCAAATGTATGTATGGATTTGAATGCTTTtgaattaaaaaatacatgGTTCATTCATTTCTAATAACGAATATTCTACTTTATTGCATGTACCCTGAAAAAGTTGCCCATGCCCATCAATGAGAACTAGGGCTATCAAGTTCTGTCCGGTAGGTGGATACGGTCTTCTTTGAACGAATTCATATTGGTAGGACATTCCCAGGTGTTCATttcaaggaaaaaaaaaaaaaacacttttaaaGTAAGTTAAAGTTAGGCATGTCATCTAAAATCGCAATGCATTATCTGTCAACTTTCGTGTTTACCACTCAATAGGCTTTAAGTGGGAACAACAATTACTACCTTAGCAAGACTCGCAGTGCAATCCATTGATAAAATCTATATATTCAACACAAGACAAAACTGCTTTATATTGAAGCTCCGCCGTAACAGTCGGACTTGGACCAACAGTGGATCTAAAACACACCGACCTAACAGATGGAATGGAGAGTAAAGTAGAATGAAAGGTTGGTTCATTGGTTGTAGAGTTGGCTGATTTCAGTCGACCAAGAATTAATTTGGTTAACTACAGCCCTAATTAGAACCAACATACTTATTTCACATGGCTCAGTCAACTAGTATTTATTAACGCGAGTCTATCTATAATAAATCTGATTACAGAATTACCGAATCACCTGGTTATCCGTTTTATAGCAGATCACATCACATGGAAACAATTTGGAGGcaattataatttataataactTTCGTTTCCACCAGAATGTCATGCGCCGTCTCTATGGTTTCAATTTAAGTTTTAACAGTGACAATGtattaatatattgttgttaaATTACCACTATAAGGCTTGCATATGTGGATACTAGGAACGGCCAAAACTAGGCCCATGGaataaaatgaaagaaaataaactttTCTTTTTGTAGGGATTATATTTACTTTCAGAAACAGCAAACTCTGAAAGTAGAATTACAATTAGAATACAATTGGAATTTTAGGACCATATTATCAGCAAACACAACCTCAGTTCAGAGTCTCCAGACTAAATTCTGGTTTTCAACACTCTCTAAAAAGGGCCGCGTGTTCTCATTACATACTGTCGTCATTGGCTGAATGTGTGGCGGACTGAGGCTGCTATGAAAGACACATGTTTTAACTTCAAGATTGAGCAATCAGTGCCAGCAGTCACAGGAGACTGGTAATGGATCAGCTGACCCTGAGTGAACTCTTCCCCAACATAAATCTCCACAAAAGGCCACAGGCTTGAGTCAAAACAGTCGGGCCCACAGAATTAGCCTTTAGTTCCCATACCTGTTGCAACTGGACCATTTTTGTAAACAAAATGCAGCTAGAATTTATATTGGCAGAATTTTACCTTATAATCATTCCAATCATAGACCTACCAATATGGCACGGCGAACAAGGATAGGATTTGTGGTATaacttgtttttccttcagtttagCAACAATTGGGAGTCTGCCCTAAAGACCAGTAAACTGGTTAAATCTGGCGAACCACATTTGCATCAGCTATGAAATTGGTTAAGACTCGAGTAGCCTACTCCCACAGTTTGGTATGAGAGACACGAGACCACCTTAATCGGGAATCTATTGCGATAGAATCATGTGATCAGGCTAATGCAGAGCTTGCAATATACTAATTCAATAATAGAAAAGGAAAATTTTAAAAGTTTTGAATTTACTTTCACTCACTTAAACATTAGAtatcaattatatatatttgaaaactAGCTAAGATTGTAAGTGGCCAAACAAGTACAAATAGGGACACTATTAATGCCTTAAGTAAAACTCAAATGGCTTACTTATAGTAAGATATGCATAATGAACCTTTTTTACaagtaaaatgtatattttcttTTCAGCTTCAGTAGAGTTTATCAGGGAAATTACATCTATACATGTTATAAATCTTAATCTAATACATCTCATACATTTCCATTAAACTTAAAAGGGACTGGACTGACACCAACTCCAATTCATGTATGGAACCAATAATAGGCAATAACGTTATGTTTTTTTAGTTATTTGAATGAAATTGATAATTGTCGTTGACTGGTTCTTTTTTTGGTAGTTTAACTTTGATAAGATGAGATAAGCCAAAGTGACTTTTTAGTATTTTCTTGTAAGCTGCTCTCATGATGAAACAGATAGTGGGCTGTTGCATCATTGCCTGCctgcagtgcacacacacacaagttggcAACATGTAACAGTAGCTAGCATGCTAGCTCATAAGCTAATCGATCTCTGGATGAAACGTGCCAAAGCAGTACAAAGAATGAAAATACCTTATCATGACACATTCATGTTGTAACAATAATCGTCCGTTCGTGAGCaattaaaaatgtttccattgaCAAATTGGTGGAACTGACCTGCTCCCCTTGTTTACTGCCGGCTAACAACATTTTCATCGATTCTGATATTCAACAGCGGGAGGACCATAGGATAAAACATGCTATAATACATACCCGGGATAGTTGTCTCAATGTAGTCAACATCATATTTGCAGATATCACAACAGGACTAGTTGGCGTGCACGGGTTTTGCAACACACCGCTGGTGTGTGGAGGGGTAATGCCACGAAAGGCTGTTCAGGAGTTTACGGAATCAGATGGTGCGTTTGCACCTTCGAAAGGGTTTCTGGGATATGTAGGCGGAAGCCATGCATCACCAGCTTGGTTAAACCGCATACATATTAGGCCAACATTTGTGGTATATCTGTTTACATTTTGTCTTCACAGAATATATTCTATAAAGGCCAATCACCGTTTATatgacacattttttattttaagacTTGGATCAATGAAGCCTAATCATTGAGGTAGGCCTAGCTTTCTGGTGTGTTATATTGCTGAATTATAAGTAGCcgtataatttgtttattgacTGCCTGTATAATGCATGTTTATCTCATATGTGCCTGGGGTAAGCCACTTTGGTCACCTCCAACATCAggattcaaacaaaaatgtatacactaacacacacacatgcacacgcacacgcacacacacacacacacacacacacacacacacacacacacacacacacacacacacacacacacacacacacgcgcacacacacacatatatacacacaaacacacacacgcacactcatattGTCATGAATACAAAATCAATTTGTGATTCATTGCTAAACCATGGCTGCGTGTCGACCTAGGTGATGTAAAGGGGATCTCTAGAGATATGTTCGTAGGGGCCTTCATCAATCTCAGTGGCCCGGAATCCCACAACAACTTCTAGAAGATACATGGACCTCCCAGTACCTCTTAGTGATTGTAATCGATCAACAGCATAAGAGGGTATTGAGCCAGAGCATATGAAGATTCAATTAGCATTGGTTTGGTGTTATGTCTAATGAAATTATGAGCGCCATCATGTTTACATCCCAAGTGTGAAGGTAAaggctagactagactagactgcactcagagagagagaattggagAGAAAAGGAGTGAAACAGTGTCAGAGAGatgaaaatagaaaacaaaGCAACGGATaagagaggaggggtgaagATTTGATGCATGTGAGAAGCCTACCTGTCAGGGCACAAATAGCAGTTTTATACTAGTAACTAATGGCTAAACTAGAAGTAGCTAGCAAATTGTGCAGTgttaattatttaatttcaattaaggctatttattttgtaaatattcAGTATTGATACAAATTTAAATAAAGATGAAAAGTGGATGGAAGTGTAAATGGCCAAAATACTGTTCATCCAGTTATTACTTGAGGGCTTATGCTGGAGCAGTAAAGGCCTATTTGAAATTGAAAGAAGGCTAGTAACTGGTTGGTAAACCGGTAATAACTAGCAAATGTGCAATTTGAAATATTGCATTTCAAGTTTGGCTATTAATTATGTAATTATTCAGTATTCTAACAAATGATAATAAAATGAACAGTGAATGGTAGCTTAGGTGGTCTAAATGTGGTTGAACCAGTGATACTTGAGGCCTTATGCTGGTGCAGTAAAGGCCTCATACAAATTGATAGAAGCAATCTGGTGCTTTGAGAGGAAAAAATATTTGTTACAAAAAAACCACAATATCTTTGTCATTCAACCCAACTGTAACAGCATTACACTATTTTCCTTACTCCTTTGGGGGGTATTAATTTAGCAGTTCCATACATTCTCATTTAAATTCTAAATCATCTTAAGGTAACATTTTATTGGAAAGATAATTTTGTGCTTTGAGAAATGGCGTGTCAGCACAAAATAAGCATACCTTAAATGGGATATATCTACGCAGTAGAGAGCTCACAGCAGAATGAGAAAATGACAAAACCCAGTAAGAGACAGACAATCCAAACAGTTAAAGAGATTTAATGTGCTTTTCATACAGTATATTGTATGCATATCTAGCATAGCATTTCTCAGACATATAACTTTCTTATACCCAGGGCTGGAGACGTAGAGCTGAGGGAATGACTAACAGTCAGTCTACCGTAAAACGCTGTATGCCATCACACCGTGGCATAGCAGTCATTCCAAAGGTTGCTTTGTACACCTAGGGCATACTAAAATACCAAaaattactttctttcttttacttcAACTGGCAAAAAGGAATAACCATGTAAAACCAATGTCTAAAAGCAAGAATTAGGTCAAGTTTTTGGAAATTATTtacaagaaaacaaacaaacgcaaacAATTACAAAGTGGGAAAATAAGTTACGAGGTATCAACCAGATCCTAGCCACCCATATATGTTGATtataatttattcatttattttatccaCAATTCAACAGCAGGTGAGCGCGGTGAAAAAAAACGGCCCCATTGTTTATCCTTATAACCAATAATATCCTCAATATAATtatcatgtgtgtatgttcattGTCCACTGTTTATAGTATCATTTCTTTTTCAGTTCAAGTATCAAGCTTACTTCAACCCAAGTACGGATGTTCGCTTTGGAAGTTATAGTCCGGACACACCTTCTGAACCAGCTTGTAGTCGATGCTGAAGAAGGAGATGAAGATGCAGATGACCTTGAAGGGCTTGGCACAGAGCCAGGCCGCGTGCGACTGGGTGTGCTCCGTGAAGCACGTCTGGGACGGGTCGTACAGGCAGGGCTTGGGCTTCTTGGACCGGTTGGTGTTCTCGTACTCCACCCGGCAGTTGAAGGTCTTGGCCTCCTTGGGGTCCACGGTGGCCTGGTGGGTCTGCTGTAGCTGCACCTCGACCGGCGCCACGCCGTGGAGGTGTGGGTGCAGCACCTCGAACTCCACCACCTTGGTGGGCGGGACAATGCTGACTGACACGTTGCCCAGGCTGGAGGAGTTGTGGCGGAAGTACACCGTGAACGTGCCGTTGATGTGGTCCACGATCTTCCCCGTCACCAGTAGGCTGAACTTTACCGTCTTCACGTTGAAGTAGAAGTCGCCCCATCCGAAGATCTTCTTGGTCTTCATGGCTGTCTTTTGGGAGGGCTTGCGCTTGGAGCGGTAGCCTGTCTGGTCCAGGAGATGGGACTGGTTCTTGGCCCAGTCGTAGGGGTTAAAGGTGCTGTATATGGGCGGCTTGGACTTCGTGGGGGTCTGGTCGATGGAGGTTGAGAAGATGCGGGTCTGGTACGGAGGCTTGACTCCTCCCCCGGTCATACCGCCGCCCACTGTGGCTCCAACCACGCCATAGGGGGGGGTCTTCATCACCTGTCCCACTTTGGCAAGGTCTGAGAGGTCCCTCTGCTTCTCCAACCCTTGgacctggagaggagagggagtgcgatagagagagagagatagggcgagaaaaaaaaaagagagagttgGGGTTACAAAAATGCTCAGTCCAATCTTCAACAAAAAACACCTGGGCTCCCAAAGAATCTAAAtagtgtatttttgtttgtacATCCAACTTGCTTTCCCCCTGCAAAACGACGCTAAGTGTAATGCATGTCAGTTTTCGTTTTATGCACTACCTCTGCTGTAATGCACTACCTAGGTGCTGATGCACAAGTGTGACTGACTTGAAATATCCTTCTTTTCTCTTTCATGTATCATCAATCTCATCGCTTCAGCTATTTTGTCGAAATTACGCTCAAATGCATGTACGcacaatctctcacacacacacacacacacacacacacacacacacacacacacacacacacacacacacacacacacacacacacacacacacacacacacacacacacacacacacacacacacacacacataggagtTGAGCTCCCAGCTGTCATGGGGAGTTGAAAGTAAGAAGCATAACTGCTATTCCAAAGGGTTTACGAATGCCTTCCCTAGAGGATACATTTGGATGGATACTTACttcaaagaaataaataaaccaacaaactTGGACTCCACTGTCGCTATCTAGTGCCAGCCAAAAATGGCTTCTGTCTCTTCTAATTCTGATCTATTACGCACGGACAGACATTCTTGTCCCCTGTCCCTTAGATTTCATCAATCATCAAAGCCAATAACCACTCCATGTTGCTATTTGTCAAAGCCACGGTACTGCGCTCAATACACCTTTCTTACCTATTTGGTCTTTCAAGGAAAGCGTCTTTTTTGTTAGCCTGGTCGTAACATGCCCACAGTCGGGAGTTTTCGCTGGATTGATCGTTGGAGTAAAAATGGTTGAAAGTCTATTGACTGCTGCACGAATGAATTAACAAATGAAGAAAGATGGTGATTGATGACCGATAACTAGACAACGACCGACTGAACCTTTTCAAAGAGGCCATCATTCACACACATCCCTTGAAAAGGGGTGCGTCCAGACTGGGTAGTTTTCTACTGTTACCTTTAGACACAAATCTGGTTATGTTGCTCTGTTGGGTGTAGCACTCTGCTGCTGTCCTATTTCACCTATCTAATGGCATTGAGAATTTCAAaaaaccatcatcatcatcatcttcatttcATCGACACGCCTTTGACCCTCGAGTTAAAGATGCCGCTGCTGTAATTACAATTTGTGGACATACATCTTTTGAACAAGGTCCATCAGTCAAAGCTGGAGATGTTTTGGCCAATATAATGCAGATGTATATGACTAAAGAAAATCCCCCTGAATACACCAGTTTTTAATCATGGAGAGCAataaagcaaagaaaaaaattgaGCTATTTTAGAGATTCTCGAGGAACTGTTTTTATCGCTTTTCATGAAGCGTAGCTTATTCATGTGAATTAAACCTACAAAACCACACTGCTCTGCACTCAAACAAAGACACGTAAATTCAATGATCACGATTAATCAATGTTGAATAAGTATAGTCCTTATCTAACAATAACTATTTCAGTTGTAGTAAGAGTAAGAGTATAACAGTTGTAGTATCCCGGTATGTCTTCCTGAGGTTCAAAGATTCTAGTGTACTgtacagcaacagcagcactgCCCAACAATATCAATAGATTGGAAAGGGATGAGCATAGGGAGATGGATAGTTTTTCCTTTGTATGCAAGTAATAAAATGGCAACAGCAAACAGAAACCAATAAATAGACGGACATGGCTATTAgcattaatatattttttccactcctgacagtaaatcAATTCAAAAGGGTGTGGATTTGTTAGAGTAAACATCAGATATTTTCTCTTGACATGAAATCCATGGACCTTAGAGTTCCTGCAAAGAAAAGTGTTTGCAGTAAGGTCAAATGAGGGTGCCTTAACTGCTGAAAGATAGACGGCTTGCAAAGATTGAAAAACAGAGGCTCTGTCCTTCCCTAACGTTTAATCCATCAGGTAACAAACAAACCGAGAAGTGTATTCATATCGTAGAAACTGCACTGTTTACACAGAGACCCACAATACAACCTTGAgtattacgcacacacacacatgcgcacaaacacatacacacacataaacacacacaatcacacgcacacacacatacacagacacacaggcaagcacaaACAACCATATCTCACTATTGAATTccaatttaaaatgtttatgtCCTACATGTGCAAAGCTAAAAATATGTCCTACTGAATACTGTACAATTATGTTTTTATGCTATAGCATTTATTGAGTACAGGCCTTTTTATAGTCATATTATTCTCCTATTGAAGAAGGTCCATTATGTTACTACACATCCACATATAATCACTATATGTGGATGTGCAGTTCCTATAAAGTATACCTTTTTTCGACATGTCAGACTTAGCATTTCCACTCCTCTAACAGTCTGATACATATGTTTTTTTGCAAAATTCAACAAAATCCTTTTAGATAATCACTTTCCTCAAAAACATGTTGCCTACAACAAAAAACGCTACATTCCCACAACAAATCTTATGTTGTGGAATTTAACTTCACCTATAAATGGTAAACAGAATACCAAAGGTTTTTCCGAAAAATTACAATGATACAACAAACGTCGTACCATTTCATGGTAAACGTTGCGCCAATTTAAACCCACAGAAGAGATAAAAAAGACTGAAGCTGTCGCGGTGATGAACTTCCTGGGTATGTATACTTTGGGCGTATCGCGGCAGAAGAGAATATAATGGCCTTGCATGCTACTCCACTACTTctgtatacaca belongs to Gadus morhua chromosome 13, gadMor3.0, whole genome shotgun sequence and includes:
- the nxph4 gene encoding neurexophilin-2, whose product is MKVLGWTLVIIGQWILRKVQGLEKQRDLSDLAKVGQVMKTPPYGVVGATVGGGMTGGGVKPPYQTRIFSTSIDQTPTKSKPPIYSTFNPYDWAKNQSHLLDQTGYRSKRKPSQKTAMKTKKIFGWGDFYFNVKTVKFSLLVTGKIVDHINGTFTVYFRHNSSSLGNVSVSIVPPTKVVEFEVLHPHLHGVAPVEVQLQQTHQATVDPKEAKTFNCRVEYENTNRSKKPKPCLYDPSQTCFTEHTQSHAAWLCAKPFKVICIFISFFSIDYKLVQKVCPDYNFQSEHPYLG